A section of the Salmo salar chromosome ssa05, Ssal_v3.1, whole genome shotgun sequence genome encodes:
- the LOC106604605 gene encoding adhesion G protein-coupled receptor E2 isoform X5, translating to MLCCFQMKHNTLLLLKLLEFMYFLGIAVYVFLGLLTSGATQQCLDIDECVESPDICGNWGTCRNTGCSYMCLCPNGFRNSGDRQTSCVDIDECNTDGVCGKRGICQNLIGSYWCECPAGFTNFGKNQNKCVELNCDQYETQPGQTLPGFDSFLSLLRNNCLVLNNSTLSGPTRPLPTGDVLLTLLVNTTDVLQLDLQSNGHRSSSEVTKLLKTIEISIRLIAPLLTENVTRIETNHTDVEILVRRDKTPPKGPVSLTNENTQLDTTWETVIGDYQNYQGFAFVVLLSYKNLDSLKDTTSRQNLQLMSSALTVSVSNSNTTNLPQLINLTFNHLQSSDVDPTCVYWSDENGPGVWSELGCTSVMSNSNQTVCSCSHLSTFALLKGIHQKKGTGQLSLVMWGGVFVALTCVVLSLITTLWCRFVSRKRRGGNRLKQDVQLHRK from the exons ATGTTATGCTGTTTTCAAATGAAACACAATACCTTGCTCCTGTTAAAGCTTTTAGAATTTATGTATTTTTTAGGTATTGCTGTGTATGTTTTTCTGGGTTTATTGACTTCTGGTGCCACTCAACAATGCTTGG ACATAGACGAGTGTGTTGAATCCCCAGATATTTGTGGGAATTGGGGAACCTGTCGTAATACGGGTTGTAGCTACATGTGCTTGTGTCCCAATGGATTTAGGAACTCTGGTGACAGACAAACTTCGTGTGTAG aCATTGACGAGTGTAATACAGACGGAGTATGTGGAAAGAGGGGCATCTGTCAAAACCTGATTGGCAGTTACTGGTGCGAGTGTCCTGCTGGATTTACTAACTTTGGCAAAAACCAAAATAAGTGTGTAG AGCTTAATTGTGACCAGTACGAAACACAGCCTGGACAG ACTCTACCAGGCTTTGACAGTTTCTTGTCTCTGTTGAGAAACAACTGTTTGGTGTTGAACAACTCTACGTTGTCTGGACCTACAAGACCGCTGCCAACTGGAGATGTGCTTTTGACA ttactggttaataccACTGATGTTCTTCAACTGGACCTCCAGTCCAATGGTCACCGTAGTAGCAGTGAAGTGACTAAGTTACTGAAGACCATTGAAATCTCGATCAGACTGATCGCTCCACTGCTGACCGAGAACGTGACCAGGATAGAGACCAaccacacag ACGTTGAGATTCTGGTGAGGAGAGACAAGACTCCACCTAAAGGACCAGTCAGCCTGACCAATGAGAACACTCAACTTGACACCACCTGGGAGACGGTGATTGGAGATTACCAGAATTACCAAG GGTTTGCGTTTGTCGTTCTGCTCAGCTATAAGAATCTGGATAGTCTGAAGGACACCACTTCTCGTCAGAACCTGCAGCTCATGTCCAGTGCTTTGACGGTGTCCGTTAGCAACTCCAACACAACAAACCTGCCCCAACTGATTAATCTCACCTTCAATCACCTGCAG TCCAGTGATGTTGACCCCACCTGTGTTTATTGGTCGGATGAGAATGGACCGGGGGTGTGGTCTGAGCTGGGTTGCACCTCAGTGATGTCAAACTCCAACCAAACTGTGTGCTCCTGCAGCCATCTCAGCACATTCGCTCTGCTGAAGGGAATCCATCAGAAAAAG GGAACCGGGCAGCTGTCGTTGGTGATGTGGGGGGGTGTGTTTGTGGCACTGACCTGTGTGGTCCTGTCCCTGATCACAACCCTGTGGTGTCGCTTTGTCAGCCGCAAACGCCGTGGAGGAAACCGGCTGAAACAGGATGTACAACTCCATAGAAAATAA
- the LOC106604605 gene encoding adhesion G protein-coupled receptor E2 isoform X3 → MGAIIYLLILALLKDYGHGEPQEGIAVYVFLGLLTSGATQQCLDIDECVESPDICGNWGTCRNTGCSYMCLCPNGFRNSGDRQTSCVEKDKCVESPDICGKWGTCLNQVGSYMCQCPNGFRNSGDRQTSCVDIDECNTDGVCGKRGICQNLIGSYWCECPAGFTNFGKNQNKCVELNCDQYETQPGQTLPGFDSFLSLLRNNCLVLNNSTLSGPTRPLPTGDVLLTLLVNTTDVLQLDLQSNGHRSSSEVTKLLKTIEISIRLIAPLLTENVTRIETNHTDVEILVRRDKTPPKGPVSLTNENTQLDTTWETVIGDYQNYQGFAFVVLLSYKNLDSLKDTTSRQNLQLMSSALTVSVSNSNTTNLPQLINLTFNHLQSSDVDPTCVYWSDENGPGVWSELGCTSVMSNSNQTVCSCSHLSTFALLKGIHQKKGTGQLSLVMWGGVFVALTCVVLSLITTLWCRFVSRKRRGGNRLKQDVQLHRK, encoded by the exons ATGGGAGCAATTATATATCTCCTGATTCTGG CGCTTCTCAAGGACTATGGTCATGGAGAGCCACAGGAAG GTATTGCTGTGTATGTTTTTCTGGGTTTATTGACTTCTGGTGCCACTCAACAATGCTTGG ACATAGACGAGTGTGTTGAATCCCCAGATATTTGTGGGAATTGGGGAACCTGTCGTAATACGGGTTGTAGCTACATGTGCTTGTGTCCCAATGGATTTAGGAACTCTGGTGACAGACAAACTTCGTGTGTAG AGAAAGACAAGTGTGTTGAGTCCCCAGATATTTGTGGGAAATGGGGAACCTGTCTTAATCAGGTGGGTAGTTACATGTGCCAGTGTCCCAATGGATTTAGGAACTCTGGTGACAGACAAACTTCTTGTGTAG aCATTGACGAGTGTAATACAGACGGAGTATGTGGAAAGAGGGGCATCTGTCAAAACCTGATTGGCAGTTACTGGTGCGAGTGTCCTGCTGGATTTACTAACTTTGGCAAAAACCAAAATAAGTGTGTAG AGCTTAATTGTGACCAGTACGAAACACAGCCTGGACAG ACTCTACCAGGCTTTGACAGTTTCTTGTCTCTGTTGAGAAACAACTGTTTGGTGTTGAACAACTCTACGTTGTCTGGACCTACAAGACCGCTGCCAACTGGAGATGTGCTTTTGACA ttactggttaataccACTGATGTTCTTCAACTGGACCTCCAGTCCAATGGTCACCGTAGTAGCAGTGAAGTGACTAAGTTACTGAAGACCATTGAAATCTCGATCAGACTGATCGCTCCACTGCTGACCGAGAACGTGACCAGGATAGAGACCAaccacacag ACGTTGAGATTCTGGTGAGGAGAGACAAGACTCCACCTAAAGGACCAGTCAGCCTGACCAATGAGAACACTCAACTTGACACCACCTGGGAGACGGTGATTGGAGATTACCAGAATTACCAAG GGTTTGCGTTTGTCGTTCTGCTCAGCTATAAGAATCTGGATAGTCTGAAGGACACCACTTCTCGTCAGAACCTGCAGCTCATGTCCAGTGCTTTGACGGTGTCCGTTAGCAACTCCAACACAACAAACCTGCCCCAACTGATTAATCTCACCTTCAATCACCTGCAG TCCAGTGATGTTGACCCCACCTGTGTTTATTGGTCGGATGAGAATGGACCGGGGGTGTGGTCTGAGCTGGGTTGCACCTCAGTGATGTCAAACTCCAACCAAACTGTGTGCTCCTGCAGCCATCTCAGCACATTCGCTCTGCTGAAGGGAATCCATCAGAAAAAG GGAACCGGGCAGCTGTCGTTGGTGATGTGGGGGGGTGTGTTTGTGGCACTGACCTGTGTGGTCCTGTCCCTGATCACAACCCTGTGGTGTCGCTTTGTCAGCCGCAAACGCCGTGGAGGAAACCGGCTGAAACAGGATGTACAACTCCATAGAAAATAA
- the LOC106604605 gene encoding adhesion G protein-coupled receptor E2 isoform X6, protein MGAIIYLLILALLKDYGHGEPQEGIAVYVFLGLLTSGATQQCLDIDECVESPDICGNWGTCRNTGCSYMCLCPNGFRNSGDRQTSCVDIDECNTDGVCGKRGICQNLIGSYWCECPAGFTNFGKNQNKCVELNCDQYETQPGQTLPGFDSFLSLLRNNCLVLNNSTLSGPTRPLPTGDVLLTLLVNTTDVLQLDLQSNGHRSSSEVTKLLKTIEISIRLIAPLLTENVTRIETNHTDVEILVRRDKTPPKGPVSLTNENTQLDTTWETVIGDYQNYQGFAFVVLLSYKNLDSLKDTTSRQNLQLMSSALTVSVSNSNTTNLPQLINLTFNHLQSSDVDPTCVYWSDENGPGVWSELGCTSVMSNSNQTVCSCSHLSTFALLKGIHQKKGTGQLSLVMWGGVFVALTCVVLSLITTLWCRFVSRKRRGGNRLKQDVQLHRK, encoded by the exons ATGGGAGCAATTATATATCTCCTGATTCTGG CGCTTCTCAAGGACTATGGTCATGGAGAGCCACAGGAAG GTATTGCTGTGTATGTTTTTCTGGGTTTATTGACTTCTGGTGCCACTCAACAATGCTTGG ACATAGACGAGTGTGTTGAATCCCCAGATATTTGTGGGAATTGGGGAACCTGTCGTAATACGGGTTGTAGCTACATGTGCTTGTGTCCCAATGGATTTAGGAACTCTGGTGACAGACAAACTTCGTGTGTAG aCATTGACGAGTGTAATACAGACGGAGTATGTGGAAAGAGGGGCATCTGTCAAAACCTGATTGGCAGTTACTGGTGCGAGTGTCCTGCTGGATTTACTAACTTTGGCAAAAACCAAAATAAGTGTGTAG AGCTTAATTGTGACCAGTACGAAACACAGCCTGGACAG ACTCTACCAGGCTTTGACAGTTTCTTGTCTCTGTTGAGAAACAACTGTTTGGTGTTGAACAACTCTACGTTGTCTGGACCTACAAGACCGCTGCCAACTGGAGATGTGCTTTTGACA ttactggttaataccACTGATGTTCTTCAACTGGACCTCCAGTCCAATGGTCACCGTAGTAGCAGTGAAGTGACTAAGTTACTGAAGACCATTGAAATCTCGATCAGACTGATCGCTCCACTGCTGACCGAGAACGTGACCAGGATAGAGACCAaccacacag ACGTTGAGATTCTGGTGAGGAGAGACAAGACTCCACCTAAAGGACCAGTCAGCCTGACCAATGAGAACACTCAACTTGACACCACCTGGGAGACGGTGATTGGAGATTACCAGAATTACCAAG GGTTTGCGTTTGTCGTTCTGCTCAGCTATAAGAATCTGGATAGTCTGAAGGACACCACTTCTCGTCAGAACCTGCAGCTCATGTCCAGTGCTTTGACGGTGTCCGTTAGCAACTCCAACACAACAAACCTGCCCCAACTGATTAATCTCACCTTCAATCACCTGCAG TCCAGTGATGTTGACCCCACCTGTGTTTATTGGTCGGATGAGAATGGACCGGGGGTGTGGTCTGAGCTGGGTTGCACCTCAGTGATGTCAAACTCCAACCAAACTGTGTGCTCCTGCAGCCATCTCAGCACATTCGCTCTGCTGAAGGGAATCCATCAGAAAAAG GGAACCGGGCAGCTGTCGTTGGTGATGTGGGGGGGTGTGTTTGTGGCACTGACCTGTGTGGTCCTGTCCCTGATCACAACCCTGTGGTGTCGCTTTGTCAGCCGCAAACGCCGTGGAGGAAACCGGCTGAAACAGGATGTACAACTCCATAGAAAATAA
- the LOC106604605 gene encoding adhesion G protein-coupled receptor E2 isoform X2: MLCCFQMKHNTLLLLKLLEFMYFLGIAVYVFLGLLTSGATQQCLDIDECVESPDICGNWGTCRNTGCSYMCLCPNGFRNSGDRQTSCVEKDKCVESPDICGKWGTCLNQVGSYMCQCPNGFRNSGDRQTSCVDIDECNTDGVCGKRGICQNLIGSYWCECPAGFTNFGKNQNKCVELNCDQYETQPGQTLPGFDSFLSLLRNNCLVLNNSTLSGPTRPLPTGDVLLTLLVNTTDVLQLDLQSNGHRSSSEVTKLLKTIEISIRLIAPLLTENVTRIETNHTDVEILVRRDKTPPKGPVSLTNENTQLDTTWETVIGDYQNYQGFAFVVLLSYKNLDSLKDTTSRQNLQLMSSALTVSVSNSNTTNLPQLINLTFNHLQSSDVDPTCVYWSDENGPGVWSELGCTSVMSNSNQTVCSCSHLSTFALLKGIHQKKGTGQLSLVMWGGVFVALTCVVLSLITTLWCRFVSRKRRGGNRLKQDVQLHRK, translated from the exons ATGTTATGCTGTTTTCAAATGAAACACAATACCTTGCTCCTGTTAAAGCTTTTAGAATTTATGTATTTTTTAGGTATTGCTGTGTATGTTTTTCTGGGTTTATTGACTTCTGGTGCCACTCAACAATGCTTGG ACATAGACGAGTGTGTTGAATCCCCAGATATTTGTGGGAATTGGGGAACCTGTCGTAATACGGGTTGTAGCTACATGTGCTTGTGTCCCAATGGATTTAGGAACTCTGGTGACAGACAAACTTCGTGTGTAG AGAAAGACAAGTGTGTTGAGTCCCCAGATATTTGTGGGAAATGGGGAACCTGTCTTAATCAGGTGGGTAGTTACATGTGCCAGTGTCCCAATGGATTTAGGAACTCTGGTGACAGACAAACTTCTTGTGTAG aCATTGACGAGTGTAATACAGACGGAGTATGTGGAAAGAGGGGCATCTGTCAAAACCTGATTGGCAGTTACTGGTGCGAGTGTCCTGCTGGATTTACTAACTTTGGCAAAAACCAAAATAAGTGTGTAG AGCTTAATTGTGACCAGTACGAAACACAGCCTGGACAG ACTCTACCAGGCTTTGACAGTTTCTTGTCTCTGTTGAGAAACAACTGTTTGGTGTTGAACAACTCTACGTTGTCTGGACCTACAAGACCGCTGCCAACTGGAGATGTGCTTTTGACA ttactggttaataccACTGATGTTCTTCAACTGGACCTCCAGTCCAATGGTCACCGTAGTAGCAGTGAAGTGACTAAGTTACTGAAGACCATTGAAATCTCGATCAGACTGATCGCTCCACTGCTGACCGAGAACGTGACCAGGATAGAGACCAaccacacag ACGTTGAGATTCTGGTGAGGAGAGACAAGACTCCACCTAAAGGACCAGTCAGCCTGACCAATGAGAACACTCAACTTGACACCACCTGGGAGACGGTGATTGGAGATTACCAGAATTACCAAG GGTTTGCGTTTGTCGTTCTGCTCAGCTATAAGAATCTGGATAGTCTGAAGGACACCACTTCTCGTCAGAACCTGCAGCTCATGTCCAGTGCTTTGACGGTGTCCGTTAGCAACTCCAACACAACAAACCTGCCCCAACTGATTAATCTCACCTTCAATCACCTGCAG TCCAGTGATGTTGACCCCACCTGTGTTTATTGGTCGGATGAGAATGGACCGGGGGTGTGGTCTGAGCTGGGTTGCACCTCAGTGATGTCAAACTCCAACCAAACTGTGTGCTCCTGCAGCCATCTCAGCACATTCGCTCTGCTGAAGGGAATCCATCAGAAAAAG GGAACCGGGCAGCTGTCGTTGGTGATGTGGGGGGGTGTGTTTGTGGCACTGACCTGTGTGGTCCTGTCCCTGATCACAACCCTGTGGTGTCGCTTTGTCAGCCGCAAACGCCGTGGAGGAAACCGGCTGAAACAGGATGTACAACTCCATAGAAAATAA
- the LOC106604605 gene encoding adhesion G protein-coupled receptor E2 isoform X4 produces MGVIIYLLILGIAVYVFLGLLTSGATQQCLDIDECVESPDICGNWGTCRNTGCSYMCLCPNGFRNSGDRQTSCVDIDECNTDGVCGKRGICQNLIGSYWCECPAGFTNFGKNQNKCVELNCDQYETQPGQTLPGFDSFLSLLRNNCLVLNNSTLSGPTRPLPTGDVLLTLLVNTTDVLQLDLQSNGHRSSSEVTKLLKTIEISIRLIAPLLTENVTRIETNHTDVEILVRRDKTPPKGPVSLTNENTQLDTTWETVIGDYQNYQGFAFVVLLSYKNLDSLKDTTSRQNLQLMSSALTVSVSNSNTTNLPQLINLTFNHLQSSDVDPTCVYWSDENGPGVWSELGCTSVMSNSNQTVCSCSHLSTFALLKGIHQKKGTGQLSLVMWGGVFVALTCVVLSLITTLWCRFVSRKRRGGNRLKQDVQLHRK; encoded by the exons GTATTGCTGTGTATGTTTTTCTGGGTTTATTGACTTCTGGTGCCACTCAACAATGCTTGG ACATAGACGAGTGTGTTGAATCCCCAGATATTTGTGGGAATTGGGGAACCTGTCGTAATACGGGTTGTAGCTACATGTGCTTGTGTCCCAATGGATTTAGGAACTCTGGTGACAGACAAACTTCGTGTGTAG aCATTGACGAGTGTAATACAGACGGAGTATGTGGAAAGAGGGGCATCTGTCAAAACCTGATTGGCAGTTACTGGTGCGAGTGTCCTGCTGGATTTACTAACTTTGGCAAAAACCAAAATAAGTGTGTAG AGCTTAATTGTGACCAGTACGAAACACAGCCTGGACAG ACTCTACCAGGCTTTGACAGTTTCTTGTCTCTGTTGAGAAACAACTGTTTGGTGTTGAACAACTCTACGTTGTCTGGACCTACAAGACCGCTGCCAACTGGAGATGTGCTTTTGACA ttactggttaataccACTGATGTTCTTCAACTGGACCTCCAGTCCAATGGTCACCGTAGTAGCAGTGAAGTGACTAAGTTACTGAAGACCATTGAAATCTCGATCAGACTGATCGCTCCACTGCTGACCGAGAACGTGACCAGGATAGAGACCAaccacacag ACGTTGAGATTCTGGTGAGGAGAGACAAGACTCCACCTAAAGGACCAGTCAGCCTGACCAATGAGAACACTCAACTTGACACCACCTGGGAGACGGTGATTGGAGATTACCAGAATTACCAAG GGTTTGCGTTTGTCGTTCTGCTCAGCTATAAGAATCTGGATAGTCTGAAGGACACCACTTCTCGTCAGAACCTGCAGCTCATGTCCAGTGCTTTGACGGTGTCCGTTAGCAACTCCAACACAACAAACCTGCCCCAACTGATTAATCTCACCTTCAATCACCTGCAG TCCAGTGATGTTGACCCCACCTGTGTTTATTGGTCGGATGAGAATGGACCGGGGGTGTGGTCTGAGCTGGGTTGCACCTCAGTGATGTCAAACTCCAACCAAACTGTGTGCTCCTGCAGCCATCTCAGCACATTCGCTCTGCTGAAGGGAATCCATCAGAAAAAG GGAACCGGGCAGCTGTCGTTGGTGATGTGGGGGGGTGTGTTTGTGGCACTGACCTGTGTGGTCCTGTCCCTGATCACAACCCTGTGGTGTCGCTTTGTCAGCCGCAAACGCCGTGGAGGAAACCGGCTGAAACAGGATGTACAACTCCATAGAAAATAA
- the LOC106604605 gene encoding adhesion G protein-coupled receptor E1 isoform X9 produces the protein MGAIIYLLILALLKDYGHGEPQEGIAVYVFLGLLTSGATQQCLDIDECNTDGVCGKRGICQNLIGSYWCECPAGFTNFGKNQNKCVELNCDQYETQPGQTLPGFDSFLSLLRNNCLVLNNSTLSGPTRPLPTGDVLLTLLVNTTDVLQLDLQSNGHRSSSEVTKLLKTIEISIRLIAPLLTENVTRIETNHTDVEILVRRDKTPPKGPVSLTNENTQLDTTWETVIGDYQNYQGFAFVVLLSYKNLDSLKDTTSRQNLQLMSSALTVSVSNSNTTNLPQLINLTFNHLQSSDVDPTCVYWSDENGPGVWSELGCTSVMSNSNQTVCSCSHLSTFALLKGIHQKKGTGQLSLVMWGGVFVALTCVVLSLITTLWCRFVSRKRRGGNRLKQDVQLHRK, from the exons ATGGGAGCAATTATATATCTCCTGATTCTGG CGCTTCTCAAGGACTATGGTCATGGAGAGCCACAGGAAG GTATTGCTGTGTATGTTTTTCTGGGTTTATTGACTTCTGGTGCCACTCAACAATGCTTGG aCATTGACGAGTGTAATACAGACGGAGTATGTGGAAAGAGGGGCATCTGTCAAAACCTGATTGGCAGTTACTGGTGCGAGTGTCCTGCTGGATTTACTAACTTTGGCAAAAACCAAAATAAGTGTGTAG AGCTTAATTGTGACCAGTACGAAACACAGCCTGGACAG ACTCTACCAGGCTTTGACAGTTTCTTGTCTCTGTTGAGAAACAACTGTTTGGTGTTGAACAACTCTACGTTGTCTGGACCTACAAGACCGCTGCCAACTGGAGATGTGCTTTTGACA ttactggttaataccACTGATGTTCTTCAACTGGACCTCCAGTCCAATGGTCACCGTAGTAGCAGTGAAGTGACTAAGTTACTGAAGACCATTGAAATCTCGATCAGACTGATCGCTCCACTGCTGACCGAGAACGTGACCAGGATAGAGACCAaccacacag ACGTTGAGATTCTGGTGAGGAGAGACAAGACTCCACCTAAAGGACCAGTCAGCCTGACCAATGAGAACACTCAACTTGACACCACCTGGGAGACGGTGATTGGAGATTACCAGAATTACCAAG GGTTTGCGTTTGTCGTTCTGCTCAGCTATAAGAATCTGGATAGTCTGAAGGACACCACTTCTCGTCAGAACCTGCAGCTCATGTCCAGTGCTTTGACGGTGTCCGTTAGCAACTCCAACACAACAAACCTGCCCCAACTGATTAATCTCACCTTCAATCACCTGCAG TCCAGTGATGTTGACCCCACCTGTGTTTATTGGTCGGATGAGAATGGACCGGGGGTGTGGTCTGAGCTGGGTTGCACCTCAGTGATGTCAAACTCCAACCAAACTGTGTGCTCCTGCAGCCATCTCAGCACATTCGCTCTGCTGAAGGGAATCCATCAGAAAAAG GGAACCGGGCAGCTGTCGTTGGTGATGTGGGGGGGTGTGTTTGTGGCACTGACCTGTGTGGTCCTGTCCCTGATCACAACCCTGTGGTGTCGCTTTGTCAGCCGCAAACGCCGTGGAGGAAACCGGCTGAAACAGGATGTACAACTCCATAGAAAATAA
- the LOC106604605 gene encoding adhesion G protein-coupled receptor E2 isoform X1, which produces MGVIIYLLILGIAVYVFLGLLTSGATQQCLDIDECVESPDICGNWGTCRNTGCSYMCLCPNGFRNSGDRQTSCVEKDKCVESPDICGKWGTCLNQVGSYMCQCPNGFRNSGDRQTSCVDIDECNTDGVCGKRGICQNLIGSYWCECPAGFTNFGKNQNKCVELNCDQYETQPGQTLPGFDSFLSLLRNNCLVLNNSTLSGPTRPLPTGDVLLTLLVNTTDVLQLDLQSNGHRSSSEVTKLLKTIEISIRLIAPLLTENVTRIETNHTDVEILVRRDKTPPKGPVSLTNENTQLDTTWETVIGDYQNYQGFAFVVLLSYKNLDSLKDTTSRQNLQLMSSALTVSVSNSNTTNLPQLINLTFNHLQSSDVDPTCVYWSDENGPGVWSELGCTSVMSNSNQTVCSCSHLSTFALLKGIHQKKGTGQLSLVMWGGVFVALTCVVLSLITTLWCRFVSRKRRGGNRLKQDVQLHRK; this is translated from the exons GTATTGCTGTGTATGTTTTTCTGGGTTTATTGACTTCTGGTGCCACTCAACAATGCTTGG ACATAGACGAGTGTGTTGAATCCCCAGATATTTGTGGGAATTGGGGAACCTGTCGTAATACGGGTTGTAGCTACATGTGCTTGTGTCCCAATGGATTTAGGAACTCTGGTGACAGACAAACTTCGTGTGTAG AGAAAGACAAGTGTGTTGAGTCCCCAGATATTTGTGGGAAATGGGGAACCTGTCTTAATCAGGTGGGTAGTTACATGTGCCAGTGTCCCAATGGATTTAGGAACTCTGGTGACAGACAAACTTCTTGTGTAG aCATTGACGAGTGTAATACAGACGGAGTATGTGGAAAGAGGGGCATCTGTCAAAACCTGATTGGCAGTTACTGGTGCGAGTGTCCTGCTGGATTTACTAACTTTGGCAAAAACCAAAATAAGTGTGTAG AGCTTAATTGTGACCAGTACGAAACACAGCCTGGACAG ACTCTACCAGGCTTTGACAGTTTCTTGTCTCTGTTGAGAAACAACTGTTTGGTGTTGAACAACTCTACGTTGTCTGGACCTACAAGACCGCTGCCAACTGGAGATGTGCTTTTGACA ttactggttaataccACTGATGTTCTTCAACTGGACCTCCAGTCCAATGGTCACCGTAGTAGCAGTGAAGTGACTAAGTTACTGAAGACCATTGAAATCTCGATCAGACTGATCGCTCCACTGCTGACCGAGAACGTGACCAGGATAGAGACCAaccacacag ACGTTGAGATTCTGGTGAGGAGAGACAAGACTCCACCTAAAGGACCAGTCAGCCTGACCAATGAGAACACTCAACTTGACACCACCTGGGAGACGGTGATTGGAGATTACCAGAATTACCAAG GGTTTGCGTTTGTCGTTCTGCTCAGCTATAAGAATCTGGATAGTCTGAAGGACACCACTTCTCGTCAGAACCTGCAGCTCATGTCCAGTGCTTTGACGGTGTCCGTTAGCAACTCCAACACAACAAACCTGCCCCAACTGATTAATCTCACCTTCAATCACCTGCAG TCCAGTGATGTTGACCCCACCTGTGTTTATTGGTCGGATGAGAATGGACCGGGGGTGTGGTCTGAGCTGGGTTGCACCTCAGTGATGTCAAACTCCAACCAAACTGTGTGCTCCTGCAGCCATCTCAGCACATTCGCTCTGCTGAAGGGAATCCATCAGAAAAAG GGAACCGGGCAGCTGTCGTTGGTGATGTGGGGGGGTGTGTTTGTGGCACTGACCTGTGTGGTCCTGTCCCTGATCACAACCCTGTGGTGTCGCTTTGTCAGCCGCAAACGCCGTGGAGGAAACCGGCTGAAACAGGATGTACAACTCCATAGAAAATAA
- the LOC106604605 gene encoding adhesion G protein-coupled receptor E1 isoform X8, translating to MLCCFQMKHNTLLLLKLLEFMYFLGIAVYVFLGLLTSGATQQCLDIDECNTDGVCGKRGICQNLIGSYWCECPAGFTNFGKNQNKCVELNCDQYETQPGQTLPGFDSFLSLLRNNCLVLNNSTLSGPTRPLPTGDVLLTLLVNTTDVLQLDLQSNGHRSSSEVTKLLKTIEISIRLIAPLLTENVTRIETNHTDVEILVRRDKTPPKGPVSLTNENTQLDTTWETVIGDYQNYQGFAFVVLLSYKNLDSLKDTTSRQNLQLMSSALTVSVSNSNTTNLPQLINLTFNHLQSSDVDPTCVYWSDENGPGVWSELGCTSVMSNSNQTVCSCSHLSTFALLKGIHQKKGTGQLSLVMWGGVFVALTCVVLSLITTLWCRFVSRKRRGGNRLKQDVQLHRK from the exons ATGTTATGCTGTTTTCAAATGAAACACAATACCTTGCTCCTGTTAAAGCTTTTAGAATTTATGTATTTTTTAGGTATTGCTGTGTATGTTTTTCTGGGTTTATTGACTTCTGGTGCCACTCAACAATGCTTGG aCATTGACGAGTGTAATACAGACGGAGTATGTGGAAAGAGGGGCATCTGTCAAAACCTGATTGGCAGTTACTGGTGCGAGTGTCCTGCTGGATTTACTAACTTTGGCAAAAACCAAAATAAGTGTGTAG AGCTTAATTGTGACCAGTACGAAACACAGCCTGGACAG ACTCTACCAGGCTTTGACAGTTTCTTGTCTCTGTTGAGAAACAACTGTTTGGTGTTGAACAACTCTACGTTGTCTGGACCTACAAGACCGCTGCCAACTGGAGATGTGCTTTTGACA ttactggttaataccACTGATGTTCTTCAACTGGACCTCCAGTCCAATGGTCACCGTAGTAGCAGTGAAGTGACTAAGTTACTGAAGACCATTGAAATCTCGATCAGACTGATCGCTCCACTGCTGACCGAGAACGTGACCAGGATAGAGACCAaccacacag ACGTTGAGATTCTGGTGAGGAGAGACAAGACTCCACCTAAAGGACCAGTCAGCCTGACCAATGAGAACACTCAACTTGACACCACCTGGGAGACGGTGATTGGAGATTACCAGAATTACCAAG GGTTTGCGTTTGTCGTTCTGCTCAGCTATAAGAATCTGGATAGTCTGAAGGACACCACTTCTCGTCAGAACCTGCAGCTCATGTCCAGTGCTTTGACGGTGTCCGTTAGCAACTCCAACACAACAAACCTGCCCCAACTGATTAATCTCACCTTCAATCACCTGCAG TCCAGTGATGTTGACCCCACCTGTGTTTATTGGTCGGATGAGAATGGACCGGGGGTGTGGTCTGAGCTGGGTTGCACCTCAGTGATGTCAAACTCCAACCAAACTGTGTGCTCCTGCAGCCATCTCAGCACATTCGCTCTGCTGAAGGGAATCCATCAGAAAAAG GGAACCGGGCAGCTGTCGTTGGTGATGTGGGGGGGTGTGTTTGTGGCACTGACCTGTGTGGTCCTGTCCCTGATCACAACCCTGTGGTGTCGCTTTGTCAGCCGCAAACGCCGTGGAGGAAACCGGCTGAAACAGGATGTACAACTCCATAGAAAATAA